One genomic region from Labeo rohita strain BAU-BD-2019 chromosome 7, IGBB_LRoh.1.0, whole genome shotgun sequence encodes:
- the rela gene encoding transcription factor p65 → MDGLFHQWGQPPVSQGPPYVEIIEQPKARGMRFRYKCEGRSAGSIPGEKSNDTTKTHPAIKVHNYSGPLRVRISLVTKNQPYKPHPHELVGKDCKHGYYEADLQERRIHSFQNLGIQCVKKKDVGDAVSCRLQTQNNPFNIPEPKIWEEEYDLNAVRLCFQVSITLPGGDLYPLEPVVSQPIYDNRAPNTAELKICRVNRNSGSCRGGDEIFLLCDKVQKEDIEVRFFQDSWESKGSFSQADVHRQVAIVFRTPPYRDTNLTEPVRVKMQLRRPSDREVSEPMDFQYLPSDPDEHRLMEKRKRTEGMLQNLKLNSIITGSSMPADRRPFSTAKRTLGMTKPPVPSSIPAAASASAGVSVKPQTSSFFPPAPGQLFAAPAQTSRKPEPPTSTGDAWKFLQSLTVDPQPKAAPANTFTSHSTAPAGLAQDFSTVNLSDLNDFTLTNFITSDQMSAPVAAEPVQSAAATVSQEVHNMFATGPFRVDGDDELPEFPSFSEVQGSDVDNINIEDFQALLVQSGLPGEAGLGMGKPACHGSAASDAQEPAADHAGNGSTWMSFPPSIANLIQNESMMENAAPPAPAATDLDDLEVLNSIDDDRFMSIFTSSNQVGFLSGHPT, encoded by the exons ATGGACG GACTGTTTCACCAGTGGGGACAGCCCCCGGTGTCCCAAG GCCCTCCGTACGTAGAGATAATCGAGCAGCCCAAAGCACGAGGGATGCGTTTCCGCTATAAATGCGAGGGTCGATCCGCCGGCAGCATCCCGGGAGAGAAGAGCAACGACACCACAAAAACACACCCTGCCATCAAG GTTCACAACTACAGCGGTCCCCTGAGAGTGCGGATCTCCTTGGTAACCAAGAACCAGCCGTACAAACCACACCCACACGAGCTGGTGGGCAAAGACTGCAAACACGGATATTATGAGGCTGATTTACAGGAGCGCCGGAtacacag TTTCCAGAATCTGGGTATTCAGTGCGTGAAGAAGAAGGATGTGGGAGATGCAGTTTCCTGTCGCCTGCAAACGCAGAACAACCCCTTTAATA TTCCTGAACCCAAGATCTGGGAGGAAGAGTACGACCTGAACGCGGTGCGCCTGTGTTTCCAGGTGTCCATCACGCTGCCCGGCGGAGATCTGTATCCTCTGGAGCCCGTCGTGTCTCAGCCCATCTACGATAACC GAGCTCCGAACACGGCCGAGCTCAAGATCTGCCGCGTCAACAGAAACTCCGGCAGCTGTCGCGGAGGAGACGAGATCTTTCTGCTGTGTGATAAAGTGCagaaag AGGACATTGAGGTGCGTTTCTTCCAGGACTCGTGGGAGAGCAAGGGCTCGTTCTCTCAGGCCGACGTTCACCGGCAGGTGGCCATCGTGTTTCGCACGCCGCCGTACCGCGACACCAACCTGACGGAGCCGGTGCGTGTGAAAATGCAGCTGCGCAGACCGTCTGACCGCGAGGTCAGCGAGCCCATGGACTTCCAGTACCTGCCGTCCGACCCGG ATGAGCACAGGCTGATGGAGAAGCGCAAGAGAACAGAAGGGATGCTGCAGAACCTCAAACTGAACAGCATCatcacag GATCCTCCATGCCTGCAGACAGACGGCCGTTTAGTACTGCTAAACGAACACTAGGCATGACTAAACCCCCAGTGCCCAGCAGCATCCCAGCAG CGGCGTCTGCGTCTGCAGGTGTGTCAGTGAAGCCGCAGACGTCCTCGTTCTTCCCTCCCGCTCCGGGTCAGCTGTTCGCTGCGCCCGCTCAGACTTCACGCAAACCGGAGCCGCCCACCTCCACCGGCGACGCGTGGAAGTTCCTCCAGAGTTTGACCGTAGACCCTCAGCCCAAAGCGGCGCCGGCAAACACCTTCACGAGTCATAGCACGGCTCCGGCCGGCCTCGCGCAGGACTTCTCCACCGTCAACCTGTCCGACCTGAACGACTTCACGCTAACCAACTTTATCACGTCGGATCAGATGAGCGCGCCGGTCGCCGCAGAACCTGTCCAGAGCGCCGCCGCCACCGTTTCCCAAGAGGTTCATAACATGTTCGCCACCGGACCGTTCAGAGTCGACGGCGACGACGAGCTCCCCGAGTTTCCCAGCTTCTCGGAAGTGCAAGGCTCCGACGTCGACAACATCAACATCGAAGATTTCCAAGCCCTGCTGGTTCAGAGCGGCCTTCCCGGCGAAGCGGGACTCGGCATGGGGAAGCCGGCGTGTCACGGCTCTGCGGCGAGCGACGCGCAGGAGCCGGCGGCCGATCACGCGGGGAACGGCTCCACGTGGATGTCCTTCCCCCCCAGCATCGCCAACCTCATACAGAACGAGAGCATGATGGAGAACGCGGCTCCTCCGGCTCCCGCCGCCACCGACCTCGATGACCTGGAGGTGCTGAACTCCATCGACGACGACCGCTTCATGTCCATCTTCACCAGCAGCAACCAGGTCGGCTTCTTATCCGGACACCCGACCTAG